In Apium graveolens cultivar Ventura chromosome 10, ASM990537v1, whole genome shotgun sequence, the following are encoded in one genomic region:
- the LOC141692650 gene encoding cytochrome P450 CYP94D108: protein MELISIFFFSLIFFIPFIFFFYFNSLNTKHGFISYPLVGSLPDFIKNRHRFLDWSTEILAGCPTNTAIFRRPGKIHGVITANPSNVQHMLKTNFDNYPKGPRFITLLQDFLGQGIFNSDGHIWKVQRKTASYEFNTKSLRNFIVQISTVELQTGLIPILRESAQKNRVVDLQDLLERFAFDNICKLAFNVDPGCLKGVGNYAGSEFMQAFESAATLSAGRFMYIFVIFYKIKKFFNMGSEMKLRDSIKIVHEFADNIIRSRLQERVERKDEDLLSRFIQDSSNSAEMLRDIVISFILAGRDTTSSLLTWFFWLLSSRPNVVDKILQEHEQIRKIDSDTDTYSFDELREMQYLHAAISEALRLYPPVPVDTKLCENDDVWPDGTVIKKGWFATYNAYAMGRMESIWGKDCLEYRPERWLDENGMCKQESAFKFPVFHAGPRICLGKDMAYIQMKSVAASVIKRFEFRAVNVKEDAIPEHVLSLTLRMKDGLYVSVKERLAEA from the coding sequence ATGGAACTAATCTCAATCTTCTTTTTCTCCCTCATCTTCTTCATTCCCTTCATTTTCTTCTTCTATTTCAATTCACTAAACACAAAACACGGCTTTATATCCTACCCTCTAGTCGGATCCTTACCCGACTTCATAAAAAACCGTCACCGTTTTCTCGACTGGAGCACCGAAATTCTCGCGGGTTGCCCCACCAACACCGCCATCTTCCGCCGTCCCGGAAAAATCCACGGCGTCATTACAGCCAACCCATCCAACGTACAACACATGCTCAAAACTAACTTTGACAATTACCCAAAAGGCCCTCGCTTTATTACACTTCTTCAAGACTTTCTTGGCCAAGGTATTTTTAACTCGGATGGGCATATTTGGAAAGTACAACGTAAGACTGCTAGTTATGAGTTTAACACCAAGTCTCTTCGTAACTTTATTGTCCAAATATCAACTGTTGAGTTACAAACCGGTTTAATTCCTATTCTTCGTGAATCGGCTCAGAAAAACCGGGTTGTTGATTTACAAGACCTTTTGGAACGGTTCGCTTttgataatatttgtaaacttgCGTTTAATGTTGATCCGGGCTGTTTAAAAGGTGTTGGAAATTATGCTGGCAGTGAGTTCATGCAAGCGTTTGAATCGGCCGCTACGTTAAGTGCCGGCCGGTTCATGTATATTTTCGTGATTTTTTATAAGATTAAAAAGTTTTTTAACATGGGGTCTGAAATGAAGCTGAGGGATTCAATAAAGATCGTTCATGAGTTTGCGGATAATATTATTCGGTCGAGATTGCAAGAACGGGTGGAGAGAAAAGACGAGGATTTGTTGTCCCGGTTTATTCAAGACTCCAGTAACTCGGCCGAGATGTTACGAGATATTGTTATTAGTTTTATTTTAGCAGGCCGTGACACGACTTCGTCGTTGTTGACTTGGTTCTTCTGGTTATTGTCATCGAGGCCAAATGTGGTTGATAAAATACTCCAAGAGCATGAACAAATTCGAAAAATTGATTCGGATACGGATACGTATAGTTTTGATGAGTTACGTGAGATGCAGTATCTCCATGCAGCAATATCGGAGGCGTTACGATTGTATCCACCTGTACCGGTTGATACGAAGTTGTGTGAAAATGATGATGTTTGGCCAGATGGTACGGTGATTAAAAAGGGGTGGTTTGCGACGTACAATGCATATGCAATGGGGAGAATGGAGAGTATCTGGGGTAAAGATTGTCTTGAGTATAGGCCGGAGAGGTGGCTCGATGAGAATGGAATGTGCAAACAGGAAAGTGCATTTAAGTTTCCGGTTTTTCATGCAGGTCCGAGGATTTGTTTAGGGAAAGATATGGCTTATATTCAGATGAAGTCTGTAGCAGCATCAGTGATTAAGAGGTTTGAGTTTAGGGCTGTGAATGTTAAGGAAGATGCTATTCCTGAGCATGTGTTGTCCTTGACTTTAAGGATGAAAGACGGGTTATACGTTAGTGTGAAAGAAAGGCTGGCGGAGGCCTAA